A genomic stretch from Neomonachus schauinslandi chromosome 14, ASM220157v2, whole genome shotgun sequence includes:
- the LOC110588274 gene encoding transmembrane protein 132B-like, producing the protein MGNAQGRCQDVQLGPRTAAEVADTGQEEVESCSERFLLAALILAGGTCVVCENIQPTRESEDEEDEEKKGRGCSLQYQHATVRVLTQFVAEAPDLGQLSYMLGPDWQFDITNLVADFMTVEEPRIAQLQGGRTLVGREPGVTTVKVLSPLPDSILAEKTVIVLDERVTIADLGVQLVAGLSLALQPHRADKRAIVSTVSAQDVLQAPHCWILVGDGSVTPLDIYDSKDFSVTVSSLDEMVVSVQANLQSRWPVVVAQGEGQGPLIKLEMMISEPCQKTKRKSVLAVGKGNVKVRFEPNIDEHQGGTNNIEGISREYKDHLSNSIEREGNRERAGQEWFQHGASVGQEERSNKSTTPQSPQEGKDKKSLKSGGPDAFTSFPTQGKLPEPNNPSDLTVTSRGLSDLEIGMYALLCVFCLAILVFLINCVAFAWKYRHKRFAVSEQGNIPHSHDWVWLGNEVELLENPVDITLPSEECTTLIDRGLQFEERNFLLNGGSQKSFHSQLLRPSDYVYEKDLKSEPINPSGPKRKRVKFTSYTTILPEDGGPYTNSILFDSEDNIKWVCQDTGLEGPRDLRDYTESLQDHM; encoded by the exons GCCAGGAGGAGGTCGAGAGCTGCAGTGAGCGCTTCCTGTTGGCTGCACTGATCTTAGCAGGTGGTACCTGTGTGGTCTGCGAGAACATCCA GCCCACCCGAGAGAGCGAGGACGAGGAGGACGAGGAGAAGAAGGGCAGGGGCTGCTCCCTGCAGTATCAGCACGCCACGGTGCGCGTCCTCACCCAGTTCGTGGCCGAGGCGCCCGACTTGGGTCAGCTGAGCTACATGCTGGGCCCCGACTGGCAGTTCGACATCACCAACCTCGTGGCCGATTTCATGACGGTGGAGGAGCCGAGGATCGCGCAGCTCCAGGGCGGCAGGACCCTGGTGGGCCGGGAGCCGGGGGTAACCACGG tgaaGGTGCTCTCACCTCTGCCCGACTCCATCCTGGCTGAGAAGACAGTGATCGTGCTGGATGAACGCGTCACCATCGCCGACCTGGGCGTGCAGCTGGTGGCTGGCTTGTCTCTTGCCCTGCAGCCTCATAGAGCGGACAAGAGGGCTATTGTCTCCACGGTGTCTGCCCAGGACGTCCTCCAGGCCCCGCA ttgTTGGATTTTGGTCGGTGATGGTTCGGTGACACCCTTAGACATTTATGATTCCAAGGATTTTTCAGTTACTGTGTCATCATTGGATGAAATGGTGGTGTCTGTCCAAGCAAACCTTCAGTCCAGATGGCCGGTTGTGGTCGCACAGGGTGAAGGGCAAGGGCCCTtgattaaattagaaatgatgATTAGTGAGCCCTGTCAGAAGACCAAGAGGAAGAGTGTTCTTGCCGTGGGTAAAGGGAATGTCAAGGTCAGATTTGAACCAAATATTGATGAGCACCAAGGAGGCACCAACAATATTGAGGGCATCAGTCGGGAATACAAGGACCACCTCAGTAATTCCATAGAGCGTGAAGGAAACCGGGAGAGAGCAGGTCAGGAGTGGTTCCAACATGGCGCCTCGGTTGGCCAAGAGGAACGTAGCAACAAAAGCACAACCCCACAGTCTCCCCAGGAAGGAAAGGATAAGAAGTCACTCAAGAGTGGCGGTCCAGACGCGTTCACAAGCTTCCCCACTCAAGGGAAGTTACCGGAACCCAATAATCCCAGTGACCTGACAGTGACCTCCAGGGGGTTAAGTGACTTGGAGATCGGCATGTACGCTCTGCTCTGTGTCTTCTGCCTGGCCATTTTGGTCTTCTTGATCAACTGTGTGGCCTTTGCTTGGAAATACAGACACAAAAGATTTGCCGTGAGCGAGCAAGGCAACATCCCCCATTCCCATGACTGGGTCTGGCTTGGGAATGAAGTAGAACTTCTGGAGAACCCCGTGGACATCACCCTCCCGTCGGAGGAGTGCACGACCCTGATAGACAGGGGACTGCAGTTCGAGGAGAGGAACTTCCTTCTCAATGGAGGTTCCCAGAAGAGTTTCCATAGTCAACTGCTCAGACCCTCTGACTATGTCTATGAGAAAGACCTTAAAAGTGAGCCTATAAATCCATCGGGCCCAAAGCGGAAGCGAGTCAAGTTTACTTCCTACACCACCATCCTCCCGGAGGACGGTGGCCCATATACCAACTCCATCCTGTTTGACAGTGAGGACAACATCAAGTGGGTCTGTCAGGACACGGGGCTGGAGGGTCCCCGGGACCTTAGAGACTATACGGAAAGCCTGCAAGACCACATGTGA